A window of the Sabethes cyaneus chromosome 1, idSabCyanKW18_F2, whole genome shotgun sequence genome harbors these coding sequences:
- the LOC128745529 gene encoding elongator complex protein 6, producing MAQPLLASCGLSEPALPPGLTLVRQHSAVDGSFLIAAVLGHRLKLSRNERVLLIAAHHSYSHYSSACLKLAYNLGPARDSGQLEIFDVGAEVAQNYPVLPALNDIQKRIETFLEQSPEATVLIDDLTFLLNFGHSETELINLVETWVSLANAQQSFVIKLNTAELYDWLCDNLVDMAEIEVRLEQLTSGNFREVDGRLNVSRLNHADSRGENSLISFRTLEKSLLYKVNDRSIKVFVPGEVGIKNV from the coding sequence ATGGCTCAACCACTACTAGCATCATGTGGTCTAAGCGAGCCGGCACTTCCACCTGGGCTCACCCTCGTCCGGCAGCACTCGGCGGTCGATGGTAGCTTCCTAATAGCAGCCGTTCTGGGACATCGACTCAAATTATCCAGGAACGAACGGGTTCTACTCATTGCAGCCCACCACAGCTACAGTCATTACAGCAGTGCCTGCCTGAAATTAGCCTATAATCTAGGCCCCGCTCGGGATTCTGGACAGCTGGAAATTTTTGACGTTGGTGCGGAGGTCGCTCAAAATTATCCCGTGCTTCCAGCATTAAACGACATACAGAAGCGGATCGAAACGTTTTTGGAGCAATCACCGGAGGCGACAGTGCTAATAGATGATCTCACCTTTCTGCTTAACTTCGGGCATTCTGAGACGGAATTAATCAACCTTGTTGAAACCTGGGTTTCTTTGGCAAACGCTCAACAATCGTTCGTTATTAAACTGAACACTGCCGAACTGTACGACTGGCTATGTGACAATTTGGTTGATATGGCTGAGATCGAGGTGCGACTAGAGCAGCTTACCTCCGGTAATTTCCGAGAAGTTGACGGACGACTCAATGTGAGCCGACTTAACCATGCAGACAGTCGGGGGGAAAATTCGCTAATAAGCTTCAGAACGTTGGAGAAATCATTGCTGTACAAAGTGAACGACCGAAGCATTAAAGTGTTCGTGCCGGGTGAAGTAGGAATCAAGAACGTTTGA
- the LOC128745511 gene encoding mitochondrial dicarboxylate carrier — protein MADDKQKRISYWYFGGLASAGAACCTHPLDLLKVTLQTQQEGKISLLQLTGKVIRTQGVLALYNGLSASLLRQLTYSTTRFGIYEVGKQAMGNDSGFLGKAVLAGAAGAAGGFVGTPADMVNVRMQNDIKLPIDQRRNYKHAIDGLFRVFREEGFTRLFSGASTATSRAVFMTIGQLSFYDLVKDLLLNSGHFGDNLTTHFLSSLTAGAIATTMTQPLDVLKTRAMNAKPGEFANVWEIVKYTARLGPLGFFKGYVPAFVRLGPHTILTFVFLEQLRMNFGYLKPEKK, from the exons ATGGCCGATGATAAGCAAAAGCGGATATCCTATTGGTACTTCGGCGGTTTGGCCAGTGCTGGAGCGGCGTGCTGTACCCATCCGCTAGATTTACTGAAGGTCACCCTGCAAACCCAACAGGAAGGTAAGATATCCCTGCTGCAACTGACCGGAAAAGTGATCCGAACGCAGGGCGTTCTGGCTCTGTATAATGGTTTGTCGGCTTCGCTGCTCCGTCAACTGACCTACTCTACCACACGATTTGGAATTTACGAAGTCGGCAAGCAGGCCATGGGAAACGATTCAG GCTTCTTAGGAAAGGCAGTATTGGCAGGGGCAGCAGGTGCTGCAGGCGGCTTTGTTGGTACCCCTGCCGATATGGTAAACGTTCGCATGCAAAATGACATCAAACTGCCAATTGACCAGAGGAGAAA CTACAAACATGCAATCGACGGACTGTTCCGTGTCTTCCGGGAGGAAGGATTCACACGTCTGTTTTCCGGTGCCTCCACTGCCACATCCCGTGCCGTATTTATGACCATCGGACAGCTATCTTTCTACGATCTG GTTAAAGATCTCCTTCTGAACTCAGGACACTTCGGTGACAACTTAACTACTCATTTCTTATCGTCGCTGACAGCCGGTGCCATTGCGACCACTATGACGCAACCGCTGGATGTGCTGAAAACCCGCGCAATGAACGCCAAACCGGGCGAGTTTGCGAATGTTTGGGAAATCGTTAAGTACACCGCTCGGCTAGGGCCGCTAGGGTTCTTCAAGGGGTACGTGCCAGCTTTCGTTCGACTGGGGCCGCATACTATTCTGACGTTCGTATTCCTTGAACAACTGCGCATGAACTTCGGTTATTTGAAACCGGAGAAGAAGTAG